One window of the Ictidomys tridecemlineatus isolate mIctTri1 chromosome 11, mIctTri1.hap1, whole genome shotgun sequence genome contains the following:
- the LOC144368717 gene encoding T-cell surface glycoprotein CD1a-like, whose translation MLSLLLPLLAALFQGGDSGFEESISYHLMQTSSFHNHSWVHVGSGWLGELQTHRWNSSSGTIIYLYPWSRGNFSNKELMYVERLFQLYFNEHQDYYISQLMFKGLCFTNSPQREPVATLFPNLQSDPFDLQVTAGCELHSGKGFLGFKQVAIQGHDFMSFQNETFLPSPKGGEEAQEACKLLNFNEAYTQRLHRLLSDTCPRFTLGLLDAGKAHLQRQVKPEAWLSSGPSPGPGHLLLVCHVSGFYPKPVWVMWIRGDQEQQGTQRGDILPNADGTWYLQATLDVAAGEAAGMACRVKHSSLGGQDLVLHWGAPQSALGLILFAVIAALALLTGLGFWFIKRW comes from the exons ATGCTGTCTCTGCTACTCCCCTTGCTTGCTGCTCTCTTCCAAGGAGGGGACAGTG GGTTTGAGGAGTCTATCTCCTACCATCTCATGCAGACATCATCCTTTCACAACCATTCCTGGGTACATGTGGGCTCAGGCTGGTTGGGGGAGCTGCAGACTCACAGATGGAACAGCAGCTCTGGTACCATCATTTACCTGTATCCCTGGTCCAGGGGCAACTTCAGTAACAAGGAGTTGATGTATGTGGAAAGGTTATTCCAGTTATACTTCAATGAACATCAGGACTATTATATTTCTCAATTAATGTTTAAAG GGCTGTGTTTTACTAACTCACCTCAGAGGGAGCCTGTGGCCACCCTTTTCCCCAATCTTCAATCAG ATCCCTTTGATCTGCAGGTGACAGCAGGCTGTGAACTGCACTCTGGGAAGGGCTTCCTAGGCTTCAAGCAGGTAGCTATCCAAGGACATGACTTCATGAGCTTCCAGAATGAAACATTCTTACCATCTCCAAAGGGTGGAGAAGAGGCCCAGGAAGCCTGCAAACTGCTCAATTTCAACGAAGCCTACACACAGAGGTTACATAGGCTCCTCAGTGACACCTGCCCCCGTTTCACCTTGGGTCTTCTTGATGCAGGGAAGGCTCATCTCCAGCGACAAG TGAAGCCAGAGGCCTGGCTGTCCAGtggccccagccctgggcctggccaTCTCCTGCTGGTGTGCCATGTGTCTGGCTTCTACCCAAAGCCCGTGTGGGTGATGTGGATTCGAGGGGACCAGGAGCAGCAGGGCACTCAGAGAGGTGACATCCTGCCCAATGCTGATGGGACATGGTATCTCCAAGCAACCCTGGATGTGGCAGCTGGGGAGGCAGCTGGCATGGCCTGCAGGGTGAAGCACAGCAGCCTAGGAGGGCAGGACCTCGTCCTCCACTGGGGTG CACCTCAGAgtgccctgggcttgatcctcttTGCCGTGATAGCGGCCCTGGCTCTTCTGACAGGTCTTGGATTTTGGTTTATAAAACGCTGGTGA